The Streptomyces pactum genome contains a region encoding:
- a CDS encoding amino acid ABC transporter ATP-binding protein, whose protein sequence is MTAMVKAEGVHKSFGAVEVLKGIDLEVKQGEVFCLIGPSGSGKSTFLRCINHLEKINAGRLYVDGELVGYRQKGDKLYELKDSEVAVKRRDIGMVFQRFNLFPHMTALENVMEAPVQVKGVSKAQARDRARQLLERVGLGDKAGNYPSQLSGGQQQRVAIARALAMDPKLMLFDEPTSALDPELVGDVLDVMRDLAESGMTMVVVTHEMGFAREVGDSLVFMDDGVVVESGNPRDVLTDPQHERTKAFLSKVL, encoded by the coding sequence ATGACCGCCATGGTGAAGGCCGAGGGCGTCCACAAGTCCTTCGGCGCGGTCGAGGTCCTCAAGGGCATCGACCTGGAGGTGAAGCAGGGCGAGGTGTTCTGCCTCATCGGCCCCTCCGGCTCCGGCAAGTCGACCTTCCTGCGCTGCATCAACCACCTGGAGAAGATCAACGCCGGGCGGCTGTACGTCGACGGCGAGCTGGTCGGCTACCGCCAGAAGGGCGACAAGCTCTACGAGCTCAAGGACAGCGAGGTCGCCGTCAAGCGGCGGGACATCGGCATGGTCTTCCAGCGCTTCAACCTGTTCCCGCACATGACGGCCCTGGAGAACGTCATGGAGGCGCCGGTGCAGGTCAAGGGCGTGAGCAAGGCCCAGGCCAGGGACCGCGCGCGCCAGCTCCTGGAGCGGGTGGGCCTGGGCGACAAGGCCGGCAACTACCCCTCGCAGCTCTCCGGCGGCCAGCAGCAGCGCGTCGCCATCGCACGGGCCCTCGCCATGGACCCGAAGCTGATGCTGTTCGACGAGCCGACCTCGGCGCTCGACCCCGAGCTGGTCGGCGACGTCCTCGACGTCATGCGCGACCTCGCCGAGTCCGGCATGACGATGGTCGTCGTCACCCACGAGATGGGCTTCGCCCGGGAGGTCGGCGACAGCCTGGTCTTCATGGACGACGGCGTGGTGGTCGAGTCGGGCAACCCGCGCGACGTCCTGACCGACCCGCAGCACGAGCGGACGAAGGCGTTCCTGTCCAAGGTCCTCTGA
- a CDS encoding CGNR zinc finger domain-containing protein, whose protein sequence is MELAYYSDYAVRLVNTEEPARGQDSLTSVEAVRELFGINQSAARRATDADVTRFRSVRGRLRSVFEAADGGDETLAVDLLNSLLLEFPVSPQISGHDHRDDDGSPLWHMHLADHPSNATAGFAAIAAMGLAFHLTEYGVDRLGLCEASPCRNAYLDTSTNRSRRYCSDRCATRANVAAYRARKRLEADRSVSTGLSADSTQRTTANGER, encoded by the coding sequence GTGGAACTGGCCTATTACTCGGATTACGCCGTACGTCTCGTCAACACCGAGGAACCGGCCCGGGGGCAGGACTCACTGACCTCGGTCGAGGCCGTCCGCGAGCTCTTCGGCATCAACCAGTCGGCGGCCCGGCGCGCGACGGACGCGGACGTGACCCGGTTCCGTTCGGTGCGGGGACGGCTGCGCTCGGTCTTCGAGGCGGCCGACGGCGGCGACGAGACGCTTGCCGTGGACCTCCTCAACTCCCTCCTGCTGGAGTTCCCGGTGAGCCCGCAGATCTCCGGCCACGACCACCGCGACGACGACGGCAGCCCGCTGTGGCACATGCACCTGGCGGATCATCCGTCCAACGCGACGGCCGGTTTCGCCGCCATCGCGGCGATGGGCCTGGCCTTCCACCTCACCGAGTACGGCGTGGACCGCCTGGGCCTGTGCGAGGCCTCCCCCTGCCGCAACGCCTACCTGGACACCTCCACCAACCGCTCCCGGCGGTACTGCTCCGACCGCTGCGCCACCCGTGCCAACGTGGCGGCCTACCGCGCCCGCAAGCGCCTGGAGGCGGACCGGTCGGTCAGCACCGGCCTGAGCGCCGACAGCACCCAGCGGACCACGGCGAACGGCGAGCGCTGA
- a CDS encoding amino acid ABC transporter permease yields the protein MTVDIDKTAGGPADTPPAGPEAIKAIPVRHYGRYVSAVVAIALLAAVVYAFSQGKINWGAIPDYFFDDRVLTGMGKTLLITVLAMLIGVFGGILLAVMRLSKNPVTSSIAWFYIWFFRGTPVLVQLVVWFNLGLVFEYINLGPFYRDEWSDFMTPFLTALLGLGLNEAAYMAEICRAGLLAVDEGQTEAAHALGMSHTKTLRRIVVPQAMRVIVPPTGNEVINMLKTTSLVSVVQYAELFRVAQDIGQTSGAPAEMLFLAAAWYLLLTSVFSVGQYYLERYYARGSSRSLPKTPMQKIRANLLSLSNRSSTTGGAA from the coding sequence GTGACTGTTGACATCGACAAGACGGCGGGCGGCCCGGCCGACACCCCGCCGGCCGGACCGGAGGCCATCAAGGCCATCCCGGTCCGGCACTACGGGCGGTACGTCTCCGCGGTCGTCGCGATCGCGCTGCTGGCCGCGGTCGTCTACGCGTTCTCCCAGGGCAAGATCAACTGGGGTGCGATCCCGGACTACTTCTTCGACGACCGCGTCCTGACCGGCATGGGCAAGACGCTCCTGATCACCGTCCTCGCGATGCTGATCGGCGTCTTCGGCGGCATCCTGCTCGCCGTGATGCGGCTGTCGAAGAACCCGGTGACCTCGTCCATCGCGTGGTTCTACATCTGGTTCTTCCGCGGCACGCCCGTCCTGGTGCAGCTCGTCGTCTGGTTCAACCTGGGCCTGGTCTTCGAGTACATCAACCTCGGCCCGTTCTACCGCGACGAGTGGTCGGACTTCATGACGCCGTTCCTGACGGCGCTGCTCGGTCTCGGTCTCAACGAGGCCGCGTACATGGCGGAGATCTGCCGCGCCGGTCTGCTGGCGGTCGACGAGGGCCAGACCGAGGCGGCCCACGCGCTCGGCATGAGCCACACCAAGACGCTGCGCCGGATCGTGGTCCCGCAGGCGATGCGCGTGATCGTGCCGCCGACGGGCAACGAGGTCATCAACATGCTGAAGACGACCTCGCTGGTGTCGGTCGTCCAGTACGCCGAGTTGTTCCGGGTCGCCCAGGACATCGGCCAGACCTCCGGCGCGCCGGCCGAGATGCTGTTCCTGGCCGCGGCCTGGTACCTGCTGCTGACTTCGGTCTTCAGCGTCGGCCAGTACTACCTGGAGCGCTACTACGCGCGCGGCTCCAGCCGCAGCCTGCCGAAGACCCCGATGCAGAAGATCAGGGCGAACCTGCTGTCCCTGTCGAACCGCTCCAGCACGACGGGAGGCGCGGCATGA
- a CDS encoding class I SAM-dependent methyltransferase, whose protein sequence is MTDADTTTTITTAADWRAWQVSWDRQQEWYMPDREQRFRTMLDMVEALVGPAPRVLDLACGTGTITARLLARFPRATSTGVDLDPALLAIAEGTFAGDERVSLVAADLKDPDWTARLPYGSYDAVLTATALHWLHAEPLAALYGQVAELVRDGGVLMNADHMIDETTPRINEAERAQRHAQMEAAKRDGALDWAQWWQLAAKDPVLAGPTARRFEIYGEHADGDTPSAAWHARVLREKGFGEVRPVWCSPSDTLLLALK, encoded by the coding sequence ATGACGGACGCGGACACCACCACTACCATCACGACCGCCGCTGACTGGCGGGCCTGGCAGGTGAGCTGGGACCGGCAGCAGGAGTGGTACATGCCGGACCGCGAGCAACGCTTCCGGACCATGCTGGACATGGTCGAGGCCCTGGTCGGCCCCGCGCCGCGGGTGCTCGACCTCGCCTGCGGCACCGGGACCATCACCGCCCGGCTGCTCGCCCGGTTCCCCAGGGCCACCAGCACCGGCGTGGACCTCGACCCGGCGCTCCTGGCCATCGCCGAGGGCACCTTCGCGGGTGACGAACGAGTCTCCCTGGTCGCCGCCGACCTGAAGGACCCCGACTGGACGGCGCGACTGCCTTACGGCTCCTACGACGCCGTCCTGACCGCCACGGCCCTGCACTGGCTCCACGCCGAACCCCTCGCGGCCCTCTACGGTCAGGTCGCGGAACTGGTCCGCGACGGTGGTGTCCTCATGAACGCGGATCACATGATCGACGAGACGACGCCACGGATCAACGAGGCCGAGCGCGCCCAGCGGCACGCGCAGATGGAGGCGGCCAAGCGCGACGGCGCGCTCGACTGGGCCCAATGGTGGCAGCTCGCCGCCAAGGACCCGGTCCTCGCCGGGCCCACGGCCCGCCGCTTCGAGATCTACGGCGAGCACGCCGACGGTGACACGCCCTCGGCGGCGTGGCACGCGCGCGTGCTGCGCGAGAAGGGATTCGGCGAGGTGCGGCCGGTGTGGTGCTCGCCGTCGGACACGCTGCTGCTGGCCCTCAAGTAG
- the sodN gene encoding superoxide dismutase, Ni — translation MLSRLFAPKVTVSAHCDLPCGVYDPAQARIEAESVKAVQEKMAGNDDPHFQARATVIKEQRAELAKHHVSVLWSDYFKPPHFEKYPELHQLVNDTLKALSAAKGSTDPATGQKALDYIAQVDKIFWETKKA, via the coding sequence ATGCTTTCCCGCCTGTTTGCCCCCAAGGTCACGGTCAGCGCCCACTGCGACCTGCCCTGCGGCGTGTACGACCCGGCCCAGGCCCGCATCGAGGCGGAGTCCGTGAAGGCCGTCCAGGAAAAGATGGCCGGTAACGACGACCCGCACTTCCAGGCTCGCGCCACGGTCATCAAGGAGCAGCGCGCCGAGCTCGCGAAGCACCACGTCTCCGTGCTGTGGAGCGACTACTTCAAGCCCCCGCACTTCGAGAAGTACCCGGAGCTGCACCAGCTCGTCAACGACACCCTGAAGGCCCTGTCGGCCGCCAAGGGTTCGACCGACCCGGCGACCGGCCAGAAGGCCCTGGACTACATCGCCCAGGTCGACAAGATCTTCTGGGAGACCAAGAAGGCCTGA
- the sodX gene encoding nickel-type superoxide dismutase maturation protease codes for MPEQLSQESERARGALPFGPAEVTGPSMVPTLHHGDVLLVHWGARVRPGDVVVLRHPFQQDLLVVKRAVERRGTGWWVLGDNAFAGGDSTDYGVVPGELVLGRARLRYRPLRPGQRSPFAVVRWVLSALRPVLTDRSASRRLRAR; via the coding sequence ATGCCGGAGCAGTTGTCGCAGGAGAGCGAACGTGCGAGAGGGGCCCTGCCCTTCGGGCCGGCCGAGGTGACCGGGCCGTCCATGGTGCCCACGCTGCACCACGGGGACGTGCTCCTGGTGCACTGGGGGGCCAGGGTGCGGCCCGGTGACGTGGTCGTGCTGAGGCATCCCTTCCAGCAGGACCTCCTCGTGGTCAAACGCGCCGTCGAGCGGCGCGGGACCGGCTGGTGGGTACTGGGGGACAACGCGTTCGCGGGCGGGGACAGCACCGACTACGGGGTGGTCCCCGGGGAGCTCGTGCTCGGCAGGGCGCGGCTGCGGTACCGGCCGCTCAGGCCGGGTCAGCGCTCGCCGTTCGCCGTGGTCCGCTGGGTGCTGTCGGCGCTCAGGCCGGTGCTGACCGACCGGTCCGCCTCCAGGCGCTTGCGGGCGCGGTAG